The Pricia mediterranea genome includes a window with the following:
- a CDS encoding LytR/AlgR family response regulator transcription factor — MKLRSIIVDDSSMQRMAVVKLVNSHPQLTMVAEYSNAIEAKNGIKNHEIDLIFLDVEMPIINGFDLLESLENSPQVILITGKPDYALKAFDYDVTDYLHKPITLARFDASVKRAISKYEQMHQTLEDEEHIFVKSNLKKRKVILNDIKWIEALGDYIKLVTDEANIVILSTMKSFEKELPEEKFLRIHKSYIVNLEKIEKFNSKNVEVSGRSIPLSRNKKTELAEALSNV; from the coding sequence ATGAAATTAAGAAGTATTATCGTAGACGATTCGTCCATGCAACGAATGGCTGTCGTAAAGCTGGTAAACAGCCATCCGCAGTTGACTATGGTTGCGGAATACAGCAACGCGATCGAGGCCAAGAACGGCATCAAGAACCATGAAATCGATTTGATTTTTCTCGATGTGGAGATGCCTATCATCAACGGGTTCGACCTACTCGAATCCCTTGAGAACAGTCCACAGGTTATCCTGATTACCGGAAAGCCCGATTATGCGCTAAAGGCCTTCGATTACGATGTGACCGATTACCTGCACAAACCGATTACCTTGGCCCGTTTCGATGCCTCGGTCAAAAGAGCCATCTCGAAATATGAGCAAATGCATCAGACCTTGGAAGACGAAGAGCACATTTTCGTTAAAAGCAACCTGAAAAAACGCAAGGTAATCCTCAATGACATCAAGTGGATCGAGGCCCTTGGCGATTACATCAAATTGGTGACCGATGAGGCCAATATCGTCATCTTGTCCACCATGAAATCGTTCGAAAAAGAACTGCCGGAAGAGAAATTTCTTCGTATCCACAAATCGTATATCGTGAATTTGGAGAAAATCGAAAAATTTAACAGCAAGAACGTCGAGGTAAGCGGACGGTCGATTCCCTTAAGCAGGAACAAAAAGACCGAATTGGCCGAAGCCTTGAGCAACGTTTAG
- the rpsF gene encoding 30S ribosomal protein S6 produces the protein MNHYETVFILNPVLSEEQIAETVKKFEDFLIKNGAKMVSKENWGLKKLAYAIQHKKSGFYHLFEFTAPGEVVAPYEQELKREERVMRFLTVKLDKHAIEWAEKRRSRLKTKA, from the coding sequence ATGAACCATTACGAAACTGTTTTCATCTTGAATCCCGTGCTTTCTGAAGAACAGATAGCGGAAACAGTTAAGAAATTCGAGGATTTCTTAATTAAGAATGGCGCCAAAATGGTCTCCAAGGAAAATTGGGGACTTAAAAAATTGGCCTATGCCATCCAACACAAAAAGAGTGGGTTTTACCACTTGTTCGAATTTACTGCCCCCGGGGAGGTTGTTGCTCCTTACGAGCAAGAGCTGAAAAGGGAAGAGCGTGTGATGCGCTTTTTAACGGTCAAATTGGATAAGCACGCCATCGAGTGGGCAGAAAAAAGAAGAAGTAGGCTAAAAACCAAAGCGTAA